The segment AGTTTAGAAAATACTTTACGTACTGGCATTTGTAACAAAAGCACTAACCAAAACTAGAACAAAAATCTAACTTTAAAAATCTAACTTAAACAAATGGCCAGACAAAGTGCTTCTGACTGTGCAATGCAAGTCTGTCAGTGGAGGTGAAAGCGCATCCCTAATGTGAACCATCGTAATgtgaacacatttcttttctgatgTTAATCTCTGCACAGTCAGTGCAAACATGGTCTCATAcgtgatttcttttttaattgtgcttccaaacacaaagtcaaaatgaTTCGATTTAGTCTGCGTTATAggtttatttagatttcttttcttttttaaaggtCATCAACAGCTGTCATTCTGGTCTCCAGCATTGCTCCTTTGACTTGCTCATTCTTCAACCTTCCCAATTCCCAATACATATTCTGATCTCAAACTGCTTGAGCCAGAGAACATCTCTTATTTGACCCATAAAAGGGAACAAAAAGAACTGCAAATGATCACATTTGAAAAAACGTCTGGTCTCACCATATTGTGTACGAGACCAACTTAAAGAAACCGTAGGCGACATTAAACAGAAACTGTGCAACTAATAGATCCCCTTGCAAAGAGAGTTCAGTTGTGTTATAATTCTGCTGTTAAATTCTCTTTTTGTCCCATTTCTGTACAGGATGAGTATCTGAATGAAGAAGTGGATGCTCGCATGATTGAGTATGAGGACAACCGGCCCCTCCTGGACTTGTTCCTGCAGAAGCCCATGGGGATGCTCTCACTTCTAGATGAGGAGAGTCGTTTCCCACAGGGCACGGACCAAACCCTTGTAGGTCAGTTCCTTCTTTCTATTGGCAGACATCTGTTTAAGGGTGGATTTGCTCTCTATAGCCTTTATTGTCTCTGGACTTAgtatacaaacattttttaccTGATGTCATCGGTTTTGAAGAATAGtaagattttatatttacttttttaaatctaattctTTTAAGGTggacaacagagaaaaagcTAATTTTCTGGACTCATGTATTGtctgaaatattaaattagaaaGTATATCTACACCTGAAGTGGTATTTATACATTCTAGCAGTCATAGATAAATGATATTATGTCCACAAGACAAAGTGTCAAAACTAATATtcagaaatattacatttttaaataaggTAATTTCCCACCACAGAGGTGTCATTCCCACTTAAATAGCTTTGGGTGCTTGACACAATAATTAATGCACGTGCAATTTGATATTTCAGAGAAATTTGAAGATAATCTCAAAACCAAAAGCTTCTGGAGACCAAAGAGGGTCGACCTTGGCTTTGGTATTCATCACTACGCTGGAAAGGTAATTGATTTTCAATTTATTGTAAAAAGGTTTTCTTGCAGACTGAATCTGAAAGTGTTAAGTATTATTCCTCTCTTCCAATTTCGAAGGTTATTTACAATGCCGCAGGCTTTTTAGCCAAGAATAGAGACACACTTCCAGCTGACATCACCCTGCTCCTGAGGTCATCAGAGAATGAGCTTATTCGCAAACTTGTCACCAATCCTCTCACCAAAACAGGTACAGGAACAGGAAAGCTATACGAAAAAGAAAAGATAGTTTGTTTAGGATCTTAAAAGCAGAATTACAAAAGGCTATTGTCACAACTAATAGCAAGGCTTTCGTCTTTTGTTTGCCAGGCATTAGTTGTTGTAAGCTGGTCTTGGCAGAGAGTATCCTTTGTTGGTCAGAACAGACTGCCAGCTCTGTCAAAATTAGAAAGCCAATAATCACTTATTTAAAGTAGTGTTAAAGCTGCCTGACAGTATAAGGTCATTTTCACTGACTTATTCAACAGTAATTTATCTAAAGGACAGTTCACCTTGTACATAACTGCTCCACAAATATTAACTGTGTTACAGCACCTCCAATCAACTAATACTTCTGAAAATGTACATCCAGACATGTGTCTGTGGTTGATTCTTACTGACTAACTCTCTCCTGGTGAGGCCACTGACTCTCATCCTCTTTGTTTATTTCCCAGGCAACCTTGCCCACACCAAGGGTAAAGGCATAAACACAATGCGCAGCCCGCGGACCCCGACACGCACCATCACCTTCGCCAAGGTACTTACAAGAACTTCCTCTGAAAAGTTGTTCGATTTATTTCTTTGCTCTTCTTAGTCTCACTACCACAGCCACTACTCTCAATTTACAATTCAGCTTCTTGTTTCTATAGTGTTTTCTACTGAAGCTCCTACTTTGATTTAATCAACAGgaatcttgttttattttttaccttttgtctttctttccccTCACACCTCTTTATCTCACCATTTCTTCATCATAAAAGATGGGAGTGCTAACCTTATACAGCTCTTTGTCCTTTAGTGAGGTAATCAATATATGTCCatgtagtttgtgtttgagtactgtatgtacagaatGTATGACTCCATTGCTCACTGTAGATGTCCTACTGTACAGTTTAGTGGCCTCTATTAAAAGCCGTAACAGCTAAATCCTGTGTAGCTGTTGCATAGGTCTGTATGCagtctgtgtgcatgtcatTGCACTCATGCATGTGCAATAAACACCCATTGTTCATAAGAATCACTGTGGTGGATCTGCCCTGTTTATATTCATACTACTGAGTCTGAAAGTGTTACATTCAAGGCAGCCCAAATCTCTTTCAGTTGCCAATGTCCAACTAAAACCTCCTACTGCCAACTTCATTTCTGAATTTAATGAATTAGTTTAGATTTAGTATAAGATTGCACTGCCTGCTAAATCTAAGGCTTGAAGCGATTTGCTCACCTAAAAGCAACTGACCGTTGCTACATTTAAATTAACTGTGTTTGATGAGTTCTTGAATGTATTTCCATTCATCTGCATAAGTTAGATAAAAAGCTCATCAAAGGCTTCCCCTTAAGAAGCTGCAATGAgcatttaaaatgctgcaaacaGTATTAGGCTGTTAGCTTGCTACACTGTAGAAAGTGTTTCCCCCAGTGTAAATAGTGCTGGGAATTAGATTAGGACTTGTTAAACTGTTGAATATAGGTTACTacctttgtatgtttttttaatattcatattGGTCCACCAATCTGTtgtgtttaaaagtaaatactGTCAGTATATGTGAGCACATTGGtcattaaagcagcatttagGCATGTAGCTTATGCCAACAgtgattaataaaacaaaatcaaatggaaaaatacCCTACATTATGATTTGAAGATATAAATGATATACTTAATACTTAGCTTTAGTTCAGTGTCTTAATTTCATCCTCTTATGCTCAATTACCAAGAATGCCTCGAGTGTATTGCATTAAAATGTCACCTTTAATCCCATTAAGTTGAATTTAAAGACAACTGTATGTACATAGTTCCCCATGCAAAAAAGTATAGTTGCTCTCACAGTTCAGCATAAATTCTGTTTTTTGACAAACTTAACGTTTGTTTGTCCAGTCGGGGGAACATGGAGACACACCTTACCACCCAAGAGAAACAACCAACATGAGAACACAGACAGTGTCCTCCTACTTCAGGGTAAGAACAGGCACTCTTATCATATGGCTCTGTAAATGCTTTCacaaacactgtatttattatagAGTTGCATCACTGTCCCCTCTAGTACTCTCTGATGGACCTGCTGTCCAAGATGGTGGCCGGGCAGCCTCACTTTGTGCGCTGTATCAAACCCAACAATGATCGCCATGCCAACAAGTTTGACCGAGAAAAGGTTCTGGTTCAGCTGCGTTACACCGGTGTTCTGGAAACTGCTAAAATCAGACGGCAGGGTTACTCTCATCGCATCCTGTTTGCTAACTTTATAAAGAGGTCAGTGAGTTCTGATGTTTCTCCAGGTCTAAATCAGAAGGTATTAGATGATCAAAGTGATATTAATGTAATAAGATTCATTGTATAATGGGTCTCATATTAGTATCCAGCTGATTGCACTGACTGTTGCAGGTACTACTTCTTGACTTTCCATGCTCACGAGGAGCCCGCTGTAACTCCTGAAACATGTGCTGCGATACTGGAGAAGGCCAAGTTAGAAAACTGGGCCATGGGAAAAACAAAGGTAAGTAGAAGTGAAGTTGCATTATTTTAACTTAACTCCATACTATAATGTATTTAAAGCTGGCAAAGTTGAGTGATTTGGTATTTACAAAGTCAAAGCAGGTTTAAAATAGGGGGGACCATGTGCTATGATCACATGGCCAAATCATAACTTCATAATAGTCACTAAATGTGCAGTAGCATTCCTAACAGAACTGACCTCAAATTAAAGCCCATGGGATCTTGATTACTCTCATTATTATGCCACATAATGGCCATGAAGGTAAAGCAGTGCAAGACTGCAGCTAATTCAACTCAGACTCTAATGTATTGTTCAACATCAAAAGTTGCAAAACATTACTGCAAAACactagaatattttttttattatcacatgGGACAACTTGCTTgttcattttgctttttgatTGATTCATTGTACCACATCTTAATTAATGCTAACTGAAACATAAGCAGAAGTTGCACAGAAAacagtaatatacagtacatgtgcaatATTAGTGAATGTGAAATGAATCCAAACCAaccatactttttttttaatatggtGATGAAATATTGTCTATGTGCTGTCTCTTAGGTCTTCCTGAAGTACTACCACATTGAACATCTGAATTTGATGGTGCAGCAGGCCACACAATGGATCATTCTGCTGCAGGCTTTCGTTCGTGGTTGGCTGGGAGCCAAACGTTACCAACGGATATTAAAAGAGCGAGAACAGAGTGCTCTGGTGCTGCAGTCAGGTTTGTAAACTGTACGGTCTGTTAGTGCCCTAGAATACAAATGAGTCAAGGAACAGTTGTGCTAATTCATACTTTAATCTCCAGCTTACAGAGGTCATAAAGTTCGGAAGCAGGTAGCTGAAgataaaagcaaagcaaagtttGAGGCCTTCATTGTCCAGTTTCAGGCTGGTAAGATCAATCTGCAGTCTTATACGGCAGAATCCAAGTTTAGAGTAAATAATATTGTTTCACATCGTGTCTTCTTCAGTTTGCAGGGGATATCttgcaaaaaagaaatatgaggAGTTAGTAAATCAGAAGAACAAAGCTGCAACCAAGATTCAGGCCCACTATAGAGGCCACAAGGAAAGGAAAAGCTTCAAAAGAAAACGGTAAGAGAGAAAGTCTAAACAATAAagcacagaaaaatgaaaatgtttttctgacaAAGGTGTTTGGATTTTGTTTAAAGGGAAGctagagagaaagagcaagcaGAGAAGGCCttaaaggaagaagaggaacagACACCTGAACCAGAGAAGAGCAACAATGAAGATAACACTTCTACTCCAGACAACGAAGCTAAGAACACTGAAGAGGAAACGAAGGCTGCTGTGGTTCTCCAGAGCAACTACAGGGGCtacaaagagaggaaaatgttcaaggagagaaaaaagacaatggCTGGCACTGAACTAGAGTTACCAAAGGAAATGGAAGATGAAGGTGGGAAAGAGTCTAGCAGCAAAGaacaagaagaggagaagatAGCTGATAAACAAAAGGAGAATGACGAGGATGAAGAAAGTACAGTTGAAGCAGAGGAGAATGATGACAGCGATCATACACAGGTACCAGAAGATGATGAGCACACAGAGGTGGTGGATGAACCAATAATTGAGGATGTTTCAGCAACAGATGCTGGAAAAGAAgggcaggaggaggaaaaggaggagaaaggcGAGGTAAATGCTGCAGTGGAAGATACTGTCAACCCAGAGGAGGAAGCAAGGGCAGCCACTGTTATCCAGAGTAATTTCAGAGGTcacaaagaaaggaagaggTTGCAAGAAGAAGGGAAGATCCCAGCCAAGAAACAGAAAGATATAATCCCAGTAAGTGGGGAAAACATGCCAGAAGTTGAAAAACcaacagaagagacagaaaacaaatcagCTGAAGAAGCTGGCATTTCTGTAAGTGATGTCGAGATTGAAGATCCAgatgaggaagaaaggaagaaagacaatGGGGCTACACAGGAACCTCCAAAAGATGACGAACAGGTGACACAGGCAGAGGAATCTGTACAAAATGTCTCGGCTGATAAACCGGAGGGAATGGATGAGGAAAAAGCCGCTACTGTGCTTCAAAGTAACTTCAGAGGCcaacaagacagaaagaaactgaaggcggaaagagaagcacaaaacaaagcaaaggaaGAAGCTGTAATTCCCAATAATACAGAAGAAGAACCTaaagtggaagaagaggaggaggcgaCCCTGGACGTTACTGATGTTGTAATAGAACATAAAGAGGAGACATATGATGAACAacaaagactggaagaagaACAGGCAGCAGTGAAGATCCAGAGTAACTTCAGGGGGTACAAAGACAGGAAGAACCTGAAGGCCAACAAGGACACAtcacagaaagaagcagaacaacTACAGAGCTTCTCCAAAGAGGTAGTGTAAAGGTTTTTTCATAACTAACCACCTCTCTGTCTTGCCATTGCTTCAACTCAGGGTTTGTTGCTATATCTCTCTTGAACAGATCACAAAGACTTCTCAGGAATTTGTTGCCCTGCAGCAGAAGTTGAATGAGATCATCCAGGCCCATCAATCAAACCCAGAGAACAATGGCATGTTTGTGAGAGGAAAGGCAATCAATGGCTATGCCCCCATGAATCACCAATCAAGTAAGATAAGCTCTGTGAAAATCAGTCTATAAAGCAATAAATATAATGCATAGTGTTGGCATGGATTAACCCAAGGttaatatgcattttttttgGCCCCCGTTTTTAAGCCCTGCACCATCAGATAAAAAAGAATGATAGGTTGTCTTTCTAAAGTGGAAGAACATCTATACTTTTAGCCCAGCCATCTTTCACTGGGGTCTTCATTGTTACTCTGAGGATAGGCTTCACAGACATAGTGCCAAATGGAGtaaagacacactcacacacattaagTCAGAGTGGATTTTCTGTCACACAGAAGAAGTAGAAATCTGCCCTTGTTCGGTATTTATTATCTCAAAATTAAAAGTGTGAACCTGTGCAAgctatttcctttttttctttgtgggagaaaaagacagaaacacgtGGATTGTATTACTGTCTCCTCACAGTAGAACGTGATGTTATCGGtggttcttttctctttcatgtgACTTGATTAGATCAGGAAACCTGGGAAAGTCAAGTGCCAAAACAGGAAGCGCTTCACAACCCGATGtgtcatcaaaataaaatttgatttgcACAGATGATAGGTGTAATTGGTTTTGGGGTGGCAAGCGGCGGGGGGGGGACCGCAAATTGAAAGTTCAACGTCTTTGCCAAACCAAGATGGAAGTGTAAATGTCACCATTGTCATAGGTCCAAGTGTCTAAGGGGAATAGGGGAATAATTCTCTACATTAATAACATAACAACAGGTTAATATTTAAtagattaagattaagattaataataatgacagattacatttttgttttttagtcgGCGTTGTAATTGATGCTCATTGGCTCTTTGAGGCATTTACGATTTTACCTATTGGTGTTATTTGCAGTATGTCTTATATTTTCAAGTTGCCTGAGGCAACTTATAAACAAATCAATATTCCCCTCCATCAAACATAACAGCCAATCATTGTATGCTAGCTATTACATCAAAAATGATACATTTCAGGTCATTGTTTAGGTTTACTTAACAAATTCTGCACTTAAAAACTATTGCCCTACACACCGCCATTTCAAATGGTCAACTATGTTTTTTACTTCCTGGCTTTAGCTCCACCCTTTTGTAGCCAACTAGTTCCCTCACTAACTTTAAGTCTCATACTACTGCTACTTCTACTACAGTTAGTTAGTCAGACATGAGATGACCAAATTGATCTAAATATAGCAAAAATAGTAGAGACCCACAAAGTCCATAAACTGTTACAGAAATGTCAGTtaaatttatctaaaatatctTTAGGCATAACTAGCCACTGGTTACGCAAGACCAAGCAAAGCATTCATAGAAAAAATAttgttcagtttttagttttttatgcCAAAGATGAACTTTTTATTTGCAAAGCctacatattttacacacattcatactgAGTTACTCCAGTAGTATATGGGCTTCCTTAAATGTGGCTGTTTGCCCTTTAGAGGCTTTTTCTAAAATAAGAGCAAGTCGCCTGAAGTAAAGCAGAATAAATTATCTTTGTTATTTACAGGGCCTACTACAACTCCCTATAAAATTATACTTCTCCGTACCACTAGGGCATTTCTTCATTGACAGTCCTAAGCTATCCTCGTAAATTTCAGAGGCATATTAAACTTCATAAGAATCATTTATGACACTCACATTGGAAGCTGAGGAATGCCAGTCACAATGTTCTTCATGGGAAAGGTCATCAAATGTTAATCATGTTTTGTGAGCCAGCGTTTCCAACAATTATGACAGGAATTAATAAGAGGGTGTGTGAAATTGGCTTTAGTTGTTTGAGCAATAAAGAATGACCTTTAGATGTAGTTGTTCAATAATATTGCAAACTTTTCTCCCCCTTTACCTGAGAGCTGCTGCACATGATGGATTGTATACGTGTGTTTTACTCTTGCATGAATATGATTAATACTTAGCAATGAGCAAAGGTCAATGTAATTGCAATAACACAGATGAGAGATAATTTCACAGGTGTTAGATCACTCATGACAAATATGATAACTTGAAATACACGATTTACTGTAGTGATGATGTCCTACATAAAAAGTTGCCCAGCTAATCACAAATACAGCTTTAactgtattgtatttatttctgtttaactttatttgtttAGTGTGGTTTTATTGAGAGCCACTTGTACTTTACAGCAACGCTGTAACACAGACAAAGCGAAGATAATGTCACTGCAGCCATGTGACTACAATGGTCAGCCACACAAAATTGTCACTTGACCTGACCTTGTTTGATACATTGCAAAAACCACCACATATCTTCACACGTTGTTTCGAGTTCAGATTTCTGCCGAGATCGTGTCCTTTTCTTAAAATTGTGCAAAATaatttgagaaaaacaaaagtaagactgttttgttgactgttTAAAGAGTGTATTTTTTAAGAGAATAATCAGCCCTTGGCCGATTCCCTGGTGGCTTATCAATGATAAAATTCCTCACAGAAATACTATAAGGAGCAGGTTGAGGCCGTCATCAAACATGAAGTCtattttgcacagtactgtagatTTTCTTTCCAGGGTCTTATGTGCACACCTTGAAGAGGAGGAAACTGCACGTGTACTAGTTTTAACTGCTCAACAGACAACCTAATaacatgttttttacttttcagctgAAAAGAGACTGTCGAGGACCCCCCGCAGGACCCAGCAGCCAAAGACTCTGAACACCCCAGAGGACTCCACCTATTACAACCTGATTCATGTGAGTCAGAAAAGAGAGTTAATGGTTTCAGATACTTACTACAACAAAGCTTTGCTGACAGCTTCTGCTGTAATTGCTTTCCTAGCTATTGGTTTTCACAAAGCACTATTGATTggcaatttattttctgtctgtagtAGTCTTAACAACATATGTTCCAATGGCAAGACATATCAGACTATTACAAAGTTGTTTGGAAAAGTATGTTTCTTAGTTTATTGTTGCATGTGGGAGTTTCTTTCCTTTCAAAGATTAGTTTTGTGCCATTTTATTGTGATTAGCTGTAATCCTCCTAAATaattatacaataaataaacaaataaataaattgaaaaagaaTTTAGACTGTAAAGTCCCAAGTTATGTGATCAGTTCTGTGAGGCAGGATTTGCTGCCAcgtgctatatatatatatatatatatatatatatatatatatatattgactCAGAGGTGGAGAGAAGTAAAGACATCATCAAGTTGTACTAAAGTATGTATGTACTCAATTGAATGGTGATGCCCAGAGTGGCACTATAGGAAACATCAAGGGATTGACAGTGTCAGCAGGTCATGTAGCAAATCTGCTAGCATATCTTAAAATTACTCTTCGGCTAATTGATCACAACTGTacataaacaaatgcacatttgaTTTGCCTCAGGGCTCAAGAGGCAAAATATTTGAGAAGCTCCGTCCTAAATAGagtttttgtgcttttcatgAGCACAGAGATGATTGACATGTACTAataatctgttttctgtcttctccacTCAGAGGTCTGTCCAGGATGATAAACGCAAGCCCCGGAAAGACGAGTAAGTGTCTAGTTCTTATTTCAGCCTAACTCTAACAACCTGTTAATAATATTGGCCCACCGCCTGCTTCTTTTGCACAACAGGTCCAAAGTAATAACTGCAGCCAATGACAGTGACTGGGCCACATTTAATGGTCTACAGCATTACACGCATCCTCAGTGAAATTAATTAGCCTCATCTTTCACCTTGGTTACGTTGAGTGAATACAATATACTTGTTGTTTGGcaacagaaatattttgcaCAGTGGTGTTTATCGTCATGTTCTTTTGATTATCTGATTAGttaagtaaaataatatatattccATATATGCTGCTAGATTTACCTGGAGGTCATTTTCATAAAAGTTGAtatgtgtgtattcatgcaTATGTATGTTGTACAGGCCACAAGGTGATCATACCACCCAGTGTGAGGGGGTGAAGATAGACCGATAGGGCTGGCTGAACAAGCAGGGGCCAGGGTACTTTATCACAGCAGTgtgaagagacacacacatcctgatgcacacacatacactgtgcTACACAGTGCTGAACATCAAGGGTAATAATTTGTTAGATAAATAAAGCCAGCAATGGACAGGAGCAGTTTACATGCATCAT is part of the Anabas testudineus chromosome 2, fAnaTes1.2, whole genome shotgun sequence genome and harbors:
- the myo3a gene encoding myosin-IIIa isoform X4, which codes for MFPQTGKSIVFDNFPDPTDTWEIIETIGKGTYGKVYKVLNKTDGSKAAVKILDPIHDIDEEIEAEYNILKALSDHSNVVKFYGMYYKKDVKCGDQLWLVLELCNGGSVTDLAKGMLRRGDRMDEAIIAYILHEALMGLQHLHINKTIHRDVKGNNILLTTQGGIKLVDFGVSAQLTNTRLRRNTSVGTPFWMAPEVIACEQQLDSTYDARCDVWSLGITAIELGDGDPPLSDLHPMRALFKIPRNPPPTLLQPELWSDDFNDFICKCLIKDFELRPNVLDLLQHVFIKQIVGRERILQKQLIELIDLNQQIGIIEKTSHHGKTERSTGSNDRHERIHTKKGSQMKSQSDPDEVDDLATLEVLDENTVTEQLQSRYGRDQIYTYVGDILIAVNPFHKMEIYTPQHTKVYIGAKRTANPPHIFAVADIAYQSMVSYNADQCVVISGESGAGKTESAHLLVQQLTVLGKANNRTLQEKILLVNNLVEAFGNACTVINDNSSRFGKYLEMKFTCGGTVVGAQISEYLLEKSRVIHQAVGERNFHIFYYIYAGLADRKKLAHYKLSDSKTPKYLWNEHIKLGPDIVSNTFYKEQFDAVEQCFKVIGFTLEELGSVYSTLAAILNSGDIEFSPVASEHQTDKSNISNISVLENVASLLRIRSDEFQEALTSHCVVARGETIVRPNTVEKAAEVRDAMSKALYGRLFSWIVNRINTLLRPDNHLGEGEKGLNIGILDIFGFENFKKNSFEQLCINIANEQIQFYFNQHIFAWEQDEYLNEEVDARMIEYEDNRPLLDLFLQKPMGMLSLLDEESRFPQGTDQTLVEKFEDNLKTKSFWRPKRVDLGFGIHHYAGKVIYNAAGFLAKNRDTLPADITLLLRSSENELIRKLVTNPLTKTGNLAHTKGKGINTMRSPRTPTRTITFAKSGEHGDTPYHPRETTNMRTQTVSSYFRYSLMDLLSKMVAGQPHFVRCIKPNNDRHANKFDREKVLVQLRYTGVLETAKIRRQGYSHRILFANFIKRYYFLTFHAHEEPAVTPETCAAILEKAKLENWAMGKTKVFLKYYHIEHLNLMVQQATQWIILLQAFVRGWLGAKRYQRILKEREQSALVLQSAYRGHKVRKQVAEDKSKAKFEAFIVQFQAVCRGYLAKKKYEELVNQKNKAATKIQAHYRGHKERKSFKRKREAREKEQAEKALKEEEEQTPEPEKSNNEDNTSTPDNEAKNTEEETKAAVVLQSNYRGYKERKMFKERKKTMAGTELELPKEMEDEGGKESSSKEQEEEKIADKQKENDEDEESTVEAEENDDSDHTQVPEDDEHTEVVDEPIIEDVSATDAGKEGQEEEKEEKGEVNAAVEDTVNPEEEARAATVIQSNFRGHKERKRLQEEGKIPAKKQKDIIPVSGENMPEVEKPTEETENKSAEEAGISVSDVEIEDPDEEERKKDNGATQEPPKDDEQVTQAEESVQNVSADKPEGMDEEKAATVLQSNFRGQQDRKKLKAEREAQNKAKEEAVIPNNTEEEPKVEEEEEATLDVTDVVIEHKEETYDEQQRLEEEQAAVKIQSNFRGYKDRKNLKANKDTSQKEAEQLQSFSKEITKTSQEFVALQQKLNEIIQAHQSNPENNGMFVRGKAINGYAPMNHQSTEKRLSRTPRRTQQPKTLNTPEDSTYYNLIHRSVQDDKRKPRKDDPGKLLDVDDQYYRGLSTSRSNASMSSEETSPSDMPEQRAAAASRQTRERAVTEPEPFKPATDNRMPSTESQTEENPYDYRRLLRKTSQRRRLIKQY
- the myo3a gene encoding myosin-IIIa isoform X2; translation: MFPQTGKSIVFDNFPDPTDTWEIIETIGKGTYGKVYKVLNKTDGSKAAVKILDPIHDIDEEIEAEYNILKALSDHSNVVKFYGMYYKKDVKCGDQLWLVLELCNGGSVTDLAKGMLRRGDRMDEAIIAYILHEALMGLQHLHINKTIHRDVKGNNILLTTQGGIKLVDFGVSAQLTNTRLRRNTSVGTPFWMAPEVIACEQQLDSTYDARCDVWSLGITAIELGDGDPPLSDLHPMRALFKIPRNPPPTLLQPELWSDDFNDFICKCLIKDFELRPNVLDLLQHVFIKQIVGRERILQKQLIELIDLNQQIGIIEKTSHHGKTERSTGSNDRHERIHTKKGSQMKSQSDPDEVDDLATLEVLDENTVTEQLQSRYGRDQIYTYVGDILIAVNPFHKMEIYTPQHTKVYIGAKRTANPPHIFAVADIAYQSMVSYNADQCVVISGESGAGKTESAHLLVQQLTVLGKANNRTLQEKILLVNNLVEAFGNACTVINDNSSRFGKYLEMKFTCGGTVVGAQISEYLLEKSRVIHQAVGERNFHIFYYIYAGLADRKKLAHYKLSDSKTPKYLWNEHIKLGPDIVSNTFYKEQFDAVEQCFKVIGFTLEELGSVYSTLAAILNSGDIEFSPVASEHQTDKSNISNISVLENVASLLRIRSDEFQEALTSHCVVARGETIVRPNTVEKAAEVRDAMSKALYGRLFSWIVNRINTLLRPDNHLGEGEKGLNIGILDIFGFENFKKNSFEQLCINIANEQIQFYFNQHIFAWEQDEYLNEEVDARMIEYEDNRPLLDLFLQKPMGMLSLLDEESRFPQGTDQTLVEKFEDNLKTKSFWRPKRVDLGFGIHHYAGKVIYNAAGFLAKNRDTLPADITLLLRSSENELIRKLVTNPLTKTGNLAHTKGKGINTMRSPRTPTRTITFAKMGVLTLYSSLSFSESGEHGDTPYHPRETTNMRTQTVSSYFRYSLMDLLSKMVAGQPHFVRCIKPNNDRHANKFDREKVLVQLRYTGVLETAKIRRQGYSHRILFANFIKRYYFLTFHAHEEPAVTPETCAAILEKAKLENWAMGKTKVFLKYYHIEHLNLMVQQATQWIILLQAFVRGWLGAKRYQRILKEREQSALVLQSAYRGHKVRKQVAEDKSKAKFEAFIVQFQAVCRGYLAKKKYEELVNQKNKAATKIQAHYRGHKERKSFKRKREAREKEQAEKALKEEEEQTPEPEKSNNEDNTSTPDNEAKNTEEETKAAVVLQSNYRGYKERKMFKERKKTMAGTELELPKEMEDEGGKESSSKEQEEEKIADKQKENDEDEESTVEAEENDDSDHTQVPEDDEHTEVVDEPIIEDEEKGEVNAAVEDTVNPEEEARAATVIQSNFRGHKERKRLQEEGKIPAKKQKDIIPVKAGISVSDVEIEDPDEEERKKDNGATQEPPKDDEQVTQAEESVQNVSADKPEGMDEEKAATVLQSNFRGQQDRKKLKAEREAQNKAKEEAVIPNNTEEEPKVEEEEEATLDVTDVVIEHKEETYDEQQRLEEEQAAVKIQSNFRGYKDRKNLKANKDTSQKEAEQLQSFSKEITKTSQEFVALQQKLNEIIQAHQSNPENNGMFVRGKAINGYAPMNHQSTEKRLSRTPRRTQQPKTLNTPEDSTYYNLIHRSVQDDKRKPRKDDPGKLLDVDDQYYRGLSTSRSNASMSSEETSPSDMPEQRAAAASRQTRERAVTEPEPFKPATDNRLSVPRMPSTESQTEENPYDYRRLLRKTSQRRRLIKQY